ggtcaatcctgctttggggctgttttgcttccgcaggtactgggaagcttcagcgtgtgcaaggtaccatgaattctcttcagtaccaggagatattggatgacaatgtgatgcagtccgtcacaaacctgaggcttggaagacgttggacctttcaacaggacaatgatcccaagcatacctccaagtccactagagcatggttgcagattaaaggctggaacattttgaagtggccatcgcagtcaccagacttaaatccgattgagaacctctggtgggacttaaagaaagcagttgcagtgcgcaagcctaagaatgtgactgaactggaggcttttgcccatgatgaatgggcgaagatacccgtagatcgctgcaagacacttgtgtcaaactatgcttcacgtttaaaagctgttataactgtaaaaggatgttgtactaagtactaagattgaatgtcacttgggggttgaataaaactgataatgatgtgagctcagaaaagacatttgtggttatttcattataaatgttatgttatatttgtctgacctacacgtgcctctttgatttaattgtaagcaggatgactgaatgatcataatcaatgtcaaaccgaccaaaacaatcaatttcagtgggggttgaataattttgaacacaactgtaaatttaaaaacattatcaaGCTGAACTGGGTAGAAGGGTGAAAGAAAAGCAACCTACCTGTAAAAGGTGGCTATTTTAACAAGTCAAAGAATTTGATTACATTTAGTTATTAGTTAAGAGTTATTACTATGTGCAATTGTCTATTTGTTCTATGCTTTAATTCCAGAATTCAGAGATAcgtaaaatgtgtaaataaataaataatggaaacTGTGATGTCTTAAAACCATGTGATGACCAGTGGTGTGTGACAAGTAATGTTTAGAAACTTCTTACCAACACCATTGCAGAATTTCCCAGAAATGATGTGTTGCACCCAGTGACaggtggtcagggccagcaaagccttctctgctggcctaaacactatcagaagcactgatctacatttacaacctaaattctattATTTGTTCCATGAcactgtattaatttattcccaacagttttttctcttcatttaaaaggtttctcttggctgcactgcttcaagtacgtgtatgtaaatgttagattttttctccaatcagatttcagcctctggGGTGACAtgctcacagggcagctagctggcccagaatagtgtcagcataTTTCCattctctgattggttggtcagagggaaactgttacagccaggttcgactggcaaaacacgccTTAACTCTGCACACATAataagacttttttatgcctacaacTTTATTAggacatacatacaaaaaaatccattttcaagaaaagctagacatcgtgaggaggtcggccaaccccgaagctagctagcttgtctcagcccgggaaagggtttgttcaccacttacagaccagtgaatacgagcggtaccagtgtcttacagcctctgaggagcggtgcaaattatgagtctgtatCTCTGGTAAGtaggttatattttattaaatgttttatgttattgtcatgttattagacaaatattggttctgaactgctccagggGCCAGTTGTTCAAAGGTAAACTGATCAGATTTTGGTTATCGGATTGGATAAAATCTGGAAATGGGTTGTTTAAAATGGAAAGAAGGAATCTGAAATCAGATTTGATCATGGACTCTAATCCTAGTTTTGATCTGGATCAAAACTTTAGTTTGTGTTGTTCAAAACTTGTCAGTAGGATTTGGATAACTTTTATCCAAAAAAACAGGCTTATTCTGATCCAACAGGGGGTAGGATTTCAAGGTGGATTCCAGgaggaaaatgtaataaaaccttaaaattggtcaaataatacatttgtatcatttagtgtatatacttttatttatattttgcacttGACTTGTGTAACCGTTGTAACAGTGATAAAGTAGATATAGTAGACATAGGCTACTAATTAAGCTATTCAGTatagtaaagaaaaaataatgaaatatgaaataatccCCCAAACAGATTTCAATAACAAACCAAAATATTATATTCCATTTTTCTGTCATTCATCACCGtatatcaattaaaaaaaaaacaatcatcagAAATGAGCCTGTTAAAAATAATGTCTAACAATTGCATCCCTTACTATACGTCCAATCAGTCCCTCATTCTGACAGAATGCCAGAGGTTGGTCTGGTTCTTCAACAGGCTCAGGTGCATCATAAACATCATCACAGAGAGGGACATTGCACCTGGTAGCGATGTTGTGCAGGACGATACACGCTAGTATTATGTTGCATGGTCCCTGTGGTTCCACTCGCAAGTAGTTAAGGCATGCAAAGCGTCTCTTCAGAACTCCATTTAAACGCTAAATTGCGCATCTTGTTTTGCAATAAACAGTGTTGAAACGTGCCTGCGCAGGTGTGGTTGCTGCAAGAAAAGGAGTCATCAGCTATGGTAGGAGTGGATAGGCACTGTCTCCTAATATTATGCCATCCGTTCGGTTGGTTTGGAGCTCTCTGTAAAaaagcactctctctctcaggatacGTGGATCATGAACAGACCCAGGCCACTGAACGACACAGTTTGTGATGACGAGGTCAGCATCCCCCACAAGTTGGATGTTGATGCTGCGCCTCCCCTTTCGGATGATGTACTCCCAATCCCTCTCATGAGGTGCTTGGATATGCACATGAGTGCAGTCAATAACCCCAATAGTATTGGGCATGTTCCCCAAATGAAAAAACTTGTGCTTGGTCTGGGCAATCTGGATATCCTTTGGAAGTGAAACAAACTGATTGACCAGGCTGGCCAATGCAATTGACACAGCTTTCACTACATTACTCACAGTTGATTTGTCCACTCCTATATTGTCACCAACTACTTGGTAGAAAGTCCCAGATGCATAGAAGCAGATGGACAATACTTGCCATATCAGTGCCTCCCTCTAAGTCATCTGAGAAAGGCTGAATATAAGATGGCTGTCAAATACCCACACACCAATTGGCTGATGTGCTGTGGCTTGTGTTCAATTAAATCAATCATGCCCAAGGCCTATAAATTCAATGTTCACTGCAACAGATCAGGGGGAACCATGGACTCAAAAGGACCTAATTTCACTGTTGCAGAAATCCATGCACTGCTGGAGGGTGTTAAGTGTCATTATGCCTCAATAGTAGGAAGCTCTGTTGCGGGTGGAATGGTGACTAACATAAGGAAGAAAGACATTTGGGTTGAAATCACCCAGAATGTGAATGCAATGGGGTCTGGCCAGAAGAGGACCTTGGAGCAAGTGAAATTTAGATGGAAGAATCTAAGGGCCAGAACAACAAAGGACCTTGCTGAAGCAAAAAACACCGAAACAGGCAACAAACCCTTTAAGAAAGGTTAATACACAAATGTGGTTCTGGACATTATTGGAGGTGAGAACTCTAAAGCTCTGCACGGGATTCAAGGTGTTGTAGGGGATGGTGAGCCTACGACTGTAGAGGAAAGTGAGCCAGTTCCTCCTAATGCAGAGGAAACATTCATTCTGGATCTCAGCCCTATTATTGAAATACAACCTGGATCCTCACTGGTAGAGCCAGCAGTCAAAGGAGCTCAGAAAAGAGGCCGGATAATATTGATGATTCCTATGAATTACTTCTAAAACAAGAGACTGAAAGAGCAGAAGCACAGATACTCCTAGCAGAGAAACAAATCAAGCTGACTAAACTGCAGCAAACCAAAGCAAAATTTCAGATCCGCCTCTTAAAAGCAGAGCTTGAAAATGCTGGTCTCTCCTCCTTAGATGAAAAAAGAACCCTGAACATTCTTCATTTTgttaacaattttatttttttaaaacattttcaaaatatccacaatatatttgtttatgtatatttgttttttatttttagtgacTCAGATGAGGGGTCATAAAAGAAATTATGAATGGAAGTggatatttgttatttttgtgttttgtgttttggctAATTAAAAACTATTACATTGACCCCATGTTGGCTCTTCTACCTGTTCTTTACATAGCTGGTAGCCCATGTTGTGATATGTTGTCCCATTTAGAGCACAGGTAATCCGGATTTGGTAATCTTGAAAACTGTGTATCTGGATCAGGGTGATCCAGTCCATTGTTGCTTTGAAAAACCGGCATAAAAGTAAGACGAATTACCTGATCctgaataggaaaaaaaatgggaTTTCCAAATCCAGATCATTTTGATCCAGATTAAACTTTTTGAACAACTGGCCCCTATAGTACTAGAATTAATAGAATGGCTAGAGTGACCAAAAAATCTTGAATCACATCTGGAGAATTGcagaatgtatttgtttaacATCCCCAAAACTACAAGCCAACATTGCCTACGTCAAATTGTTTAGAAAAGTTACATACGACAAAAAATATTCTTAACCAAAAACAAACTCAGGCATCTTTAATTCACCAAATACTAAAATTGGATTGGGTTCTATGATCAAAAGAAATCAAacagaccttttttttattaagtaaacACCTGAAGTTAGTTTGGcacacacagagacatacacacatatatatatatatatatatatatatatatatatatatatatatatatatatattctctcacAAAAGTGactacacccctcacatttgaGCAACCATTTAagtaagggacaatactataagaATAAACTAGGATATCTCTATGGCGGTTTCCTTTTACCTCGCAATAtgacagctgaaatctgattggatagaaactccaacgtAAGACTTACACTCGTTTGCGCTGCTGTTTGCAGCAGCACACCTTGagaaatgctataaaatgaagagaagaggctatttgaaatcatttaatacatattcaagtaaaaaaaaaaaatatatatatatatatatatatatatatatatatatatatatatatatatatatatatatatatatatatatataaaatgaatgtcAGTGATTGtgatagagtttaggccagcagagaagggcTTGCTGACCCTGGCAGCCAGccactaaaatatatattttatatatgccACCAGgaaggatttgaaatgaagaaaGGTGTGAAAGGCATTCTGGTATTCAAACTCACAGTTTTTGAATAGtagttttttcctctttttgttctttattctCCTCCGGACAAGAAAGTGGAGAAGTACGAAGTgagaaaggagtctccagatcTACTTCCACCATTTTCGGTTCTAAATGAGGTAAGACACCACTACAAAATGCAAACATATCTGAAATTAAAAAGTCTATCAACATGTTATCAGAAGACTATAATGTTTCATATTATTGTGCTTTggttaaacaaattaaaatatcagTTGGAAGGACTAAAATCCAATGTCTATTAGTAGCTCAACAATTAAACTTAAAGAGCAAACAATCTTGTAAGCCACCTTCAATATTAgcctgttttaaattttttttgttattaattagAACCTGATGGTGGTGTAGCATCATACCTTTTATATAGTTGAAGCTCTTCTTGGGCCAACAGTAGTTGTGTTTTAAGCTGATTCCTCTCCTGTAGGACCTCCTTCAGCTCCTGCATTGTGAATCGTGGTCGGTTTGGGTCCTTCATATCTATCACCAACTTGTCAGGCCCAATTATCTGCTCCAAGAGGTATAAAAgcttatgtgtatttatatttgttactAAACAATTCAACTATGCTCATTCATTTTGATATTCTTTTAAAGATGTATGTTAAACTGGAGCAGGGCAAATTATGACGTGAATCCATTTTCCTAATTAAGTCTACACTAATTAGTATCTACTATGACAGATGTTTTTAGAGTAATGACGGTTCAAATCAGTCAGTTTGAGTCAGTAACTCGTAGTGAGGCAGATGTTCTCAAAGAACACTTACATTGTTACTGTTATCATGTGAACCAGCAACAACCCTGTCCAGGTCCACCTTTAGGTTGTCCCGCTCCATTCTGAGCTCCTCCAACGACAGGTTATATTTACTAACCATTATTTCAAACATTTCCAACACTCGGACAATTTTGAATTGTAAAGCTGAGACCTCCTGACCATCACTGTTAATCTTTAACAAGTCTTTGCCAATGACATATGAAATGTCATAGACATCTTCAACCCCAAGATCCAACGGGTCTTTCTCGAAGGCAGGAACCGGTGACCCGTCATGCAAATCTCCCATTTTCGTGTTCTGTGTACAAggaatttaacaaaaaatagcTCTAGatcaaatatgaaaataatctaGATGATAAACTATTATCATTAGTGTCAAAAGAATAATGTTAAAGTCCACACTACTCGAAAAAACTTCCCCTTCCTAGTTCCGGTTTTTAAGTTCCTTTGTTTTCCTTTCAGCGCGCACGCGCGAAAGCAGGACGTGTTCTCATACGTGCCGCGTCCGGCGCCTATGGTGAACCATCGCGTGTCTAAATTtacacttattatttatttaccattAGCATAAGGCATATGGCATATTTCACCTTCTTCCTTAAATAGTTTGAAATCTGAAAACCTCTGTCTATTGGTTATAattcttaattattattttatcgtCTCTGTGTATAAGCTAGAATTAACACGTCTGATATAATGAACTAATATATTCTATTAATTACTGTAAATGCCTTATTTAGGGGCATTCTCCTGCTCCAAAAATAGTTTatatgttattgttattatcattgttattattattattattgccttCAATGTGTGTTGTTTATCACACACTCTGAAGTCACAAATGTATGTATTGCATGGCACATAAAGGAGCATGTCTCATTATTTTAGAGTACTCATCTAAACTATAACCTAGAAAAGTAATTTCATTCAGCAGTTTTATCCAGACTTTATTCTTTCACATTagacaacagaaaaaaatggattAACTGATATTTGTGAAAAGGATGTTTCCCACACAACtattacaaaatattacaatattttgaCTGAAATGCAACAGTTGTTATGgttaaatatctattttttctCTAAACTGATCATTTTATAATAAGAATAGTAAAGAGaatagtaaatgtaaaaaaaaaaaattgtaaattgaattttaaattaaaaaaggtaaaagaatatttatgattaaagaatttgtcacatgtacaggaaacagtctgttacaccacaaagaaaaaaaagcagcttgtGACATACATTTAagacatgaggaaaaaaacttaCAAACTGAGGATAGTGCAAATGCAAGAAGCCAAAGTGTATTAACATTGTAAagaagtgtatgtatgtgcaaaATAGCAAAATATGCAGACATAGTTTGtagcaaattatatttgttgATACTCTTTGATACTTGAATTTGatactgaaatgtgaggggtgtactcacttttgtgagatactgtgtgtgtgtgtgtgattgatatatatatatatatatatatcaaacacacacacacacacacacacacacacacacacacacagtatctcacagtGAGTACACCTTGACacgaccatacaaatttgtatcgtgtgtattttgtattagagcggttaaaatttggtgctttgagtccaattaTCTCATACTAACCACTGgctgttcaacatggcacctcgtggcaaagaactctgaggatttgagaattacaATCATTGCTCTCCATAAAGATGCCGAGGcaataagaagatcggtaacaccctgaaactgagttacagtacagtggccagggttaTACAGGAACAGGCCTTACAAgagtccatcaaagaagttgaatcCTCATGCTGTATATTTAAACACTGTTCATGGAAGTTCACACACTTCATGGTTGAGTTGtggcaaaaaaacaactttGGAAGAAGAACAAGCAGACTTGCTTTTGCCTGGAAACACAAGAAATTGACAAgatcagtaaaaaaaactttcttttggtgCGAGGAGTCCAAATGTAAGATTTTTCGTACTTACGGTCTTGTtctcctgaatgtgtggttcccactgtaaAGCAAGGGAGGTGTGATCATTGTCAAAATTAAGTGCACACTCGTGCAGCGACATTCCATCATCAAGGTTCAAGgtgagtgatggagtgctgcatcagatgacctccACGattggcctccacaatcacaaTCACCTAAATCCAGCTGAGATGGCTTTGGATGAGACTAAAAAGTTAAGGAAAAGCTTTCAACAAGCATTCTGCACCGCTGGCAACTTCTCGTGATTGCTGAAACATTATTCCAAGTGACTACCTCATGATGCTGACTTGAGTGTTCAAAGATGTCGTTGAAGCAAAAAGCACTTTGAAGAATATAATGCATAATTCGTTTTGttgaaccctttttttttttttttgtttactacaaaaTTTCATACACATTCTTTCAGTTTGAATGtccagtattaatgtacaatgttgaaaatatttcagactggttataaaaatatctaaaatcacatttatttgtatttctaacCAATGTAAAATGCTAGATTACTACTTTGTGTTTGAAGGATCAAATTAAAATCCAAACTGTTACTGTTGTGCTCGTAACCCATCAATGGATCATCTAAATCTGTAAAACAAATCACTTATTATATTTAGAGGTGAAGCAAAGAAGAGAAGGAGCACaagaagagacagacagagcagTAAAccataatattaaattatatattaaaactaaCGTTTATAATCAGAGCAACAGAAGAATGGAAATATAAGACATAGGAAATTAGTCAGTATTTATTCTTATACATTCACTCATTCTGGGATAAGTGTAGCTGAAGGCATTGTTAATCTTTACATCTACTAGATGACCAGAGCAAAAATTATGAATGAAACTTCATCCAGTCTCCTCTTCTGGCTTCAAGTCAGCTGAGAGCATTTTTCTGAACagtctctttttttctattccttCATTTACTTTCTTTCGTTTTACTTGTTTCCTTATTCTGGAGTCCTCCTTCTGTTTTAGCAGCTCGCTATCTTCACCTTTGTAAAAAACGTCCAGTTTCTCCTGCAGGATCTCTCGTGCACGCTGCCGGTTCAACTCCACCGACCGGGTCTGGTGACACTGCAGGAGAAAGTGCATTTTACACCAGTGCCGTGAAATTCAGACACACGGACCCACGAAAGAAGGAGTTAACCAGACATCATAATACAGCTTTCATGAGATTCTAATATAACTTACCTTTACAACTACTCCAGTCGGCATATGTTTCAATACCACACAGTTGCTGGTTTTGTTGGTCGCTTGACCGCCTGGTCCGGAACCACGGACGAACTGTTCCTCCAGCTCTTCTTCATTCAATACCGGCAGGTCAAACCGGTGTTTCTTCCCTGCAAAGTGAATGCAGGGCCAGCCGACTGCGTGAGTGGGGAAAACCTGGGAATGTTGGTGAGAGACTCCTGTGAGTCTTCCGCAGAATAAAGCACGCAAAACAAAAGCCCTCGCGAACATTTTATATGAACAGTGAGCATTATAACGCTGGATAAGTGCGGAAGATGACGGAAGTGACGAAACAAAAGAGCTGCTCAGCCGAACATTCATAATTCTTTCTTAAATTTTAAAAGGAAGGACTCTTAGTAAGACTATAGCTAATAAAACATgacatgattttaaaccatCAAAAGTGCTCGAAAACATATGTATACCAGGGTAAATAAAATGTTGCGACTTGTTAATGAACCggaagtctttaaaaaaataaaagccgCAAATTGTTGCAATGAAACTAAACACTAGTCCTCAGTAATGTGCAGATCGGATctttttagtgacttggttctttgagaCTCGTTCATCAAAATACACGAATATTTTTTAGTCATTTACTTCATTTCGTTCTTTTGAtcaaaaataatatgaaatgttGCATTTTAAATTAGAGAACACAACACGTCCAAATACACAATCTTTGACTATAGattcaataatgaaaatatgacaatgcagctaagcacaaatgataataaacagaatgagtagctcACCTCTCATGACCTCTTTGTGTTCTCTTGTGTCCACCTCTCATTACTTTGTGTCAGATTTTGCAATGCTTTGCTCTTGcgcatccagtagaaaatgaacaaatcactaTTTGAGATTATTTattcttctgagtcacaatAAAGATTCGTTCAAATTGAATCGTTCATGGATGACGCTTCACTAGTCCTGAACTTTACCCCCTTGCCAAAAAGTGGAATGGGGTTGTTGCACATGCATCTTCTGAGTACTTCCACATGGTCAGTGTTTGCGAGTGAAGTTTCGAGAATCAGACTGATTCTCATTGGCACAGCACATATCCTGGGTCATATGCAAAGTTGGTTTAttaacttttattaaaataaatgaatattgtaCAACCAAACAGACAGTAAGAGTTGATGGGCAGcagtggacagtaacgaagttaatgtaattcgttactgtacttaaatagttTTTTCGCGTATCTGTAATTTAGTCAAATAGTCCACGTTTGGGGAGACTTACTTTAacttcaatacattttaaagtgaaatatcttactttttactcaactacagtTCGCAAAacca
This region of Silurus meridionalis isolate SWU-2019-XX chromosome 27, ASM1480568v1, whole genome shotgun sequence genomic DNA includes:
- the rilpl2 gene encoding RILP-like protein 2; its protein translation is MGDLHDGSPVPAFEKDPLDLGVEDVYDISYVIGKDLLKINSDGQEVSALQFKIVRVLEMFEIMVSKYNLSLEELRMERDNLKVDLDRVVAGSHDNSNNIIGPDKLVIDMKDPNRPRFTMQELKEVLQERNQLKTQLLLAQEELQLYKSGVLPHLEPKMVEVDLETPFSLRTSPLSCPEENKEQKEEKTTIQKLFSFRRK
- the mtrfr gene encoding mitochondrial translation release factor in rescue, with translation MNVRLSSSFVSSLPSSSALIQRYNAHCSYKMFARAFVLRALFCGRLTGVSHQHSQVFPTHAVGWPCIHFAGKKHRFDLPVLNEEELEEQFVRGSGPGGQATNKTSNCVVLKHMPTGVVVKCHQTRSVELNRQRAREILQEKLDVFYKGEDSELLKQKEDSRIRKQVKRKKVNEGIEKKRLFRKMLSADLKPEEETG